In Anolis sagrei isolate rAnoSag1 chromosome 5, rAnoSag1.mat, whole genome shotgun sequence, the DNA window TCTTGtttagttgtttgtttgtttttttgtcgtgtcaggagcgaccactcctgttgtgagagaactggccgtctgcaaggacattgcccaggggatgcctggatgatttgatgttttatcatccttgtgggaggcttctctcatgtccccatatgaggagctggagctgagagggagctcatccgcctctccccggattcgaacctgcgacctgtcggtcttcagtccggccggcacagggctttaacccactgtgccaccaggggctcctctcttGTTGCATTATTGCTATGACTTTTGGAGCCACTGGTATTTTTGTGCCCTTTCTTTAACAAAACCCCCAAAGATGTTGATAGATAATATATATGATGATGTTGATaaatatcaggggtcctcaaactaaggcccaagggctggataaggccctccaaggtaatttacccagccctcgttcagggtcatcctgtccgaaatgacttgaaagcacacaacaacaacaatcctatctcatcagccaaaaacaggcccacacttcccattgaaatgctaataaatttatatttataagCATAtgagattgttcttcattttaatcattgtattgtttttaaatgttttttgcactataaataagatatgtgcagtgtgcataggaattcagccatgcttttttcaaattataatccggccctccaacagtttgagggactgtgacctggccctctgtttaaaaagtttgaggacccctggtttatataGTACGTGTCACAAACATTGAAAATTAACTaggtttttttttatcgtgtcaggagtgacttgagaaactgcaagtcacttctggtatgagagaattggccgtctgcaaggacattgcccaggggacgcctggatgactaggtatttgaggacccttgatataTATGATATTGCTCATCTCACAGAATTGAAagagtccaaccctctgctacaCAAGAATATACAAGTAAAGCACTCTTGGAAGATGGCATTTCAGTctttgtttaaagacctccatcTCAAACAGATACTGCATTTACATGGCCCACTTTTTGATTTGCACAATTTCAAAATTTTAGTAGTTTATTGGACTTGCACAAAACTGCTTGCCTTTGCATTTTGACCAAACAAAAGCACAAAAACTGAAAAGATGCACTCCAACTTCAGTATAGTCAAGaaacctctttgaattctgcagcactgctggtcacagctgacctcgaagaggtacgaatggaggatgaaagggagaaatgtgtcaagaggaaggcatatcaagccaacccttactgggactgccttccacctggaaaccaatgtcctcactgcaggagaacatgcggatcaagaataaggTTCCAGAGTAACTTATGGATTCActgtcaagacactacacttgaaggaccattatcctcaggctatgagggatcgcctaactaactaactaatcaAGAGCATACTTTGGTTCAGAAGGAAGACTggggatttttaatattttggtttTCCTTTTTCAAACATGTTTACCTCCTGCTTGGATGTAGGAGATAACAACCCTTTTCAAATGTGTCCCTCTATGTGGATTTGGATGCAAACAATGTGGCAAAAAGGCTCCTGTGTCCTTTTGAGAACATTTGGGGACAAAAGTTTTATTGCAGGGCTATGAATGTCCAGGAGGGGACAATGTGGCCCTTTCACCCCTGTCCATCCATGCCCCAAGAACACAATTTTCCCCAGCTACATTTGGTGATGTTGCTGAACTTAATTTGTTGTTCTTTTAtgccaatatttttttaattttgtcaaCTGTCAGTAAACCACAGAAAATattaaacaagcaagcaaaatgtGAGCTCTTACTGACTCATCCTGAACATAAACACTTGCAATAGATGTCCAGGTGGCATatattcccatttttaaaaacctattcacAAAATTTAGTTCTCTAGTTCACAATGAGCATGAAACCGCCTTATATGATCAATGAAATTGTGATTTAGCAACTGTGATCtcatttattaaaacattttttttcagggaCTGTACCTTGGGTATGACAAAATTGGCAACTTCAGTATCTCTGTATGTCATATAAggaactgaagctggtgcaataTCGGCACAACGCTGAATTTCATGGATCACAGCATTGGTATAAGGCAGTTTTGACTGGTCCTCCATCGTGGGTGATTTTATTCGGCCAATCACCATATCAATTTCTTCTTGAACTCTTTCTGGAAATgttaatttattttgtattattagctTGTGATCCTATTCTTCATCACCTCTGTACAAGTCCTATATTTCAATCACAACTAAAAGAAAGAATCTTACCATCTATTATTTAAATTTTTCTGGggaaaaatacttcaaaatcataAGAACAATAAAAAGGATTTTCTCCCCTAATTTTTCTGTCTTCATCCTCCACTCCCAGCCTTCACATGTCTACTCAAACTTGTTCAGAGTTACAGAAAAGGAAACCTACGTGGGATAGCTTTGGCGTCCTACCACAGTCACCATATTTCTCAATGACGACGACTTACTCTGAACTTCAGGATGGAGGATCATCTTTAGAAGCCCCCAAAGTAGGGTGACAGATGTTGTGTCAGTGCCTGCCGCAAACAGGTCAATCATAAGATGAATAAGGTTTTCTTCACTGAAAGTGGTCTCTGGATTGCCCTTGGCCTGAAGGAGGTTAAACAAAATAGCAATGTGTTTGTCAATGGCACAATGTTGCATCATGATTGCAATATAGTGGCATTTGTGATAGTTCCAAGACATAACAGAGCaaacaaaagaagaaagcagTGCTTATGAGAcgtatttatataattatatatacacattgaTTATACAGCTGGAGCTTGGAAACATTAGTATCAACACTACTACTAAATAGTAAATACTGATAGCCATTAAATTGAAAATGATGGACATTAATTTATGTTGATTGTTAGTaaggcaattatttatttatttatttatggcatttgtagcccgcctttctcagtcttacagcgactcaaggcagcttacagaatttggcagaatttgatgccatacgtttataaaatacagttaaaaacctccaacctaatattataaagaccatataaaccaggggtcctcaaactttttaaacagagggccaggtcacagtccctcaaactgttggagggccagaatataatttgaaaaaaaaaaagcatgaatgaattcctatgcacactgcatatatattattgtagtacaaaaaaactttaaaacaatacaataattaaaatgaagaacaatttaaacaaatataaacttattcatatttcagtgggaagtgtgggcctgcttttggctgatgagataggattgttgttgtagtatgctttcgtttcagacttaggttgattgTTGagactgagcgagggctgggtaaatgaccttggagggtcgtatctggccctcgggccttagtttgaggacccctgatataaaccattaaaaccattaaaacatatcatccccagtgtcatcctgttaaatcATTATCCAACAGCATCGTCTAGTCATTCTGTGTTCATTCTTCCtaattcataattatttattctgTTGCATTTCCAAACGtttgttcaaagagccaagtttttactctctttctgaaggtcaggagggaggaggctgatctaatatccctagggcgggagttccacagccaaggggccaccactgagaaagtcctgtctctcgtccccgccagatgcacTTGCAAggaaggcaggatcaagagcagggccttcccagacgatcttagattcctaggtggttcataaggagagatacatttggataggtaagctggtaATTTAAAAGACATCACTTTTAAATTAATAAACAAAGATAAAATGATTAAATGTGGTCCAAAGTTGCTTGCTCTCTCCCCTCCAAGTGTTTGCTTACTCCTCCCCCCAGtgacaaattaaaataaagtgctggaggaacatttagagggtTGGTGGTTTCCATGAAACTTTtctttgatttaagtctactgggagaaggctgatagccatatagtgggtggctttcacagtgttcaaccttatttctctcacaattggcagcaacttcccactGCACATCGGAGGGAGGGGGGGATGTCAGCtaacttatagagtctatcaacaggcgTAGGTTTAAGACGTCCTGTTATTATTCCACATATCTCATTTACTGCTATATTCAACTGCTTCATGTGagcagatttatgccagatggaataggcatactcagcagttgagtaagacaagggcaggaatgatgttcttattaattagtaagtttctgcaggatgttatcctgtacagctactttgtgcttggtgtttgcacagtatttcctaaatgttagcatttggtctaaggtgacactgagatatttagggtgggaacagtgttcaaactcttggccttcccaggtaaccttcAGCTTTCTGTTGGTTTCATGATTATGTAGATTGAAAGCACACACTTATATCTTGGcaagggttaggcttcaggtgattATCTTTGTAGCAGCTGCGTAAGTGTACAAAGTATGCAGGTAATGAGATTAACAACCTACGGTGCAATGatggtctttggaccataataaaatgttgttgttgttgttgttgttgtagctggagagatctttcaagtaGATGGATGAGGCAAAATAATGATTTATCCCAAAGCAGCATTCTTCAACTggccttgtttaacatctttattaacgatcAGCCACAACTACCACTCACAAGGAGCTTTTCATacactgatgaccttggcctaacacagtggttctcaacctgtaggtccccaggtgttttggcctgcaactcccaggaatcccggtcctcgaccggttcatcccgctggacgcagaggctgtcgataggctcatagctgcagctagaccaaccatttgctccctcgatccgtgtccctcttgttTGGtaaaatcctgcttggagggattacatgaccctctgttgaagatcataaacagctcccttgagcaaggagtttttccagagggtttaaaagaggcggtggtctctcctttgctgaagaaaccagacttagattgttcggttccctccagttactgcccaatttcaaatctctcgttcctgggcaaggtgattgagagggcagcagcggagcagttgcagcaattcctagacgacacagccggactagatcccttccagtccggcttctgtgcggggcatgggacagagactctgctggtctccatcacggatcaccttcgatgccagcttgaccagggcgggtcagcgctgcttgtgttattggatctcacagcagcatttgacacagtcgaccacaatcttttgacccactgccttgctgctgttggagtcagggggacagctttaaattggctgtcctcctttcttcacaactgtggacagcgagcggagaggggaggcctggtctctgagagatcccctctatcttgtggggttcctcagggggccattctctcccctctgttgtttaacatctatatgcgaccacttgctcagctggttcgaggttttgggcttgagtgttatcagtacgccgataaTGCtgagctggtgctgaagatggagggcagaccagactctgtacccaattattTTCATCAGTGCCTCTAGGCAGTTACTAGATGGCTGCAtaccagcaggttgagggtgaatccagcaaagacggagatcctatggctgggtcaactgggcagtggggatatccagctgcctaccctggatggcgaggcgctttgcccgtcatcattggtaaagagtctgggagtccttttggaccctctgctgacgatggaggcccaggtctccgccgttagcagaaccacctTTTTTCACCTGTGgtaggctagacggctggccccctccctgtccaagGACGACCTACCTACGGTaatccaggctatggtcatctcaagactggactactgtaacaccctcgacattggccttcctctgtcagtgatccggaagctcaagttggtacaaaatgcagctggtcggcttcttgcgggaattccgatgagatgccacataacaccaatcttcctacagctgcattggttaccaattgagcactggatcactttcaaagtgatgataCTCacatttaaggccttgcatggtctggggccgatgtacctgagggaccgccttaccccctaccaaccccagagatccctccgttctgaggaccaagatctattggaaattcccagtgtcaagaccttgcatctaacagcaaccagacgcagagcctttacagcagtggcaccatcactctggaatactctgccacctgaagtccgtgccttgcgggacctatcagctttccacagggcatgtaagatatacctgtttcgacaggactttcatttttgatattgctgtttttaagttattttaaattgtttttaaattgtgttagattttagccattcttgtaagctgctccgagccccaggggagtggcggcatataagttcgaataataaataaataaataaataaataaataaataaattttgtatttagacttcaGTTCCATCTCTAAGAcacctcattatgtacatatatgcaaatataggtagtccaaaataaaaaaaatctaaaatccaaaacactcctgatcccaagcatttaggatatGGGATAGTCATCCTGTATATAAAAtcaatgcatatgtatatttgAGAACTCACTAATGCTTATCATTTTTTTCCCCATAAATCTAAACCATAAAACTCTACCATTTAAGCACTCAAATAGATCCATTCAGGACCCTCCATTAAACAGTCAACCAAATTGTTGTCTGAAAAGGGAGTCATTATAAGATTATTTCCAGtgtgaaaaaacacacacattttcaatGCAACAATGCTGGAAGAGAAATGAAGACTGAATGAGGCATAAGTGGGAATAATTCATTGCAATGACAATATAACACTACGGTGTGATAATGTTCATCCTCTTTCAGTATCTGAGGAAACAGCATCAAACCCTCCCTCAGTAAATCTTGCTAAAAAAACTCTGTAATAGGTCCATTTTACAGTCATAATATATTGGAAATAACAGCACACAACAAACACCATAACTGTGGCCTGCTAACACAACGTAGCTAGCTGTTGTTCTAGAAACATTACacagaatagcaaaaataatttcATCAGTAATCAGTTTTAAAGAAATGGTAAATAAATTCAGAAAACTTGTTTGCACAAATAGCTTAGTTTCTACCTTTTCTATCTCCTCCAAAAACGCATCAATTAGGTCTCTGGGAAAAGCGGGATCTCTGGTTTTCTTATGTTCATCCACCATATTTTTTAAGACAGTGGTGAAACTATCATAACCTTTCTTGATTTTCTGATGAGGTCCAGGGAGATACGAGAACCATGGTCTTACAAACACAAACTGGAataacagaaggaaaagaaacgAATGAATATCTTTTAGAATAGAACAATAGCATTTTTTTCCAGATAGTTCACGTGAAATTAAGTTGCTTTGTAATGGAAAGTTCTCAACTACTTTCCTCTTCACATTCATATAGggaatgtctttttaaaatttgtgtctccttttgatttaatttttaacTGCTTTCTGATGACCACCCTCTCAGGTGCATCCTTGATTTAGAAATTGTTCATTTTTTGCCTCTGGATAGAGAAGCCCACTGGTGGGATTCAGGGCCCATTTAGTGTAACAAAtcaattttaatactgttagtatatatatcagtggttctcaacctgtgggtccccaggtgttttagcctacaactaccagaaatcccagtcagtttaccagctgttggatttctgggagttgaaggccaaaacatctggggacctacaggctgagaaccactgatatataggaAGCAGAGGTCTGCATTCTGCTGTCCATTTCACCACTTTCATGCTTTACTTTCTCAGGTGCCAAGTGCATTTTAATTCCAGAAATAATTCAAGCCCTACCTTTCTACCAGTTCTGATTTTCAAGACAACACACAACATACACAGCAACATAGTCCATTCAAAATAGACAAATAGATTATAAGAATGACACATTTTCATGCTTTAATAAAAACTGAATATCAGTGCCACAGCTTCAGAAATCCAAATCCCTTTTTAAGAAAGTAAGGTGTTAGCTGATTCTGAAGATTGATAGGAGGCTACCTCAGGCAGGCCTTCCTGGTGAGCGTGTCTGGTAAGTGGAAAAAGGGACCAGAAAGTCCTTTTCCACTTGAAATACTTTGCACAAATGGACTAGAAGAAGTGGAATATAGATTTGGCTTTCAAATGTTTCTAATTTAATGTTTAAactctaattttttttaaaaaaaatctgttaaataTGAAATGGACGCGGCCAAGGAGGAGGCTGCGGAAGTGAAGGCAAGGtcaagaccggggggggggggggggagatttaattgtgcttttgtctcttccaactctattctttttgtctcttccaactctgtttttgttgttgttcttgttgaggCTGGATGAccttctgtcagggatgctttgattgtgctttcccagcatgaaggcagaagggggttggacaagatggcctttagaggtttCTATGAAAAGAGTCTTAGTTGACCACAagccaaacatgagccaacagtgtgatgctgcagctgaaaaggccatTGCCATTCTAGGCTGCTTCAACAGGAGAAGCCTGAGAGAAGACgaaagggaactgatatgacactttaccactgctgttttttaaaatcattttaattatagttatttaatgtaattgtttatttttactCATTAAACAATGTTTAGTATTACCTTTTGTTTAAAATTTTATGGTATTTTGtttgaattgaatgtttgcctgttactatcttggaagctgccctgagtccctcatgAGGAGataggacggggtataaataaataaataaataaataaataataattgttagTCTGTATTCAATTGTCTGATTGACTTTGTTGCATATGTAAATTGAGTTTTATCTTTTggcttatattattttgtattgttatacGGCATTTATTGTTTGCCTCTCTATATGTTGTAAGCCGCCTGGAGTCCTCACTGGAGAGATACGGCGGCATAGAAATAAAGTctctttcattcatttattcacttGTTTGCACTGAAAATCCAGATGTCCCTGGTCAAACTCAGAAAGATACCTCAGGCACCATCCTCATTATACCCTTCAGTATTTCTTCTGTCCCGTGGATCAGCTTCAGGAAGTTTTCATCATGGTATTCAAAGCGATCGCCAAATGCTAATGTGCTAATAATATTGCCAGTTGCCTTAAAGATTGCAATTTTGGGGTCAAAAGGAGAGCCTGTAGAAGAGCCAAGAATGACAACTATATTAgaattttatcatcatcatcatcatcatcatcatcatgattcaCCATGCCACATGGCGATTCTGGTGGCCCATGTGACATAACTCATCCTGAGCAGCCCACATTCAATATACACAGTGGAGGGAAAGATAGGCCACTGTACTAAAGAAGACAGACAGATATATAGATTGTTAAATTGTAGTTAGATCAAATACATGGATCAATAGAAATGACATAATGTTGACCTACCACCTAACCATTGATTTCATTTGACTACTGTAGTTGGGATAAACAATAGAACTTAGGCCAATGTCTCAGTGTTACTTAGTTTACTTGTTATCAAGACATTTTCACATACCTTGTATCTTTATATCGCAATAGACTGGAATAAGAAGCAGAATTATTTCCCCTCAATACCAAGCACAACACTATCATTGTCCTCAGCCTTTACTTGATCCTCAGGAATGAGACATACCTTCTTTAGATTTCAGCTCAGAGCACAAATACCAAGCTTCTTCACACACTTTCTTCTCAAGTGTTTTCTTCCCCATTCCAAAGTTTTTAAGAGCGGAAACACAAAATCTCTTTTGCTCCTTCCAGCCACTGTGCGAAGTTGCCAAAATGATGCCTAAacgatattttaaaaattctttattGAGCTCTTCATTATTCAGCTCTTAATTCCTCTCACAAATAATTAGAAAGTTGCATTTAGAATACATTAATTAGTTTCCCTCttaaaaataaatgatttaaaaCTGGTTGAAACTTGCATATTACAGCCATAAAATATGCACAGCCCTGATGAAAACAGTTTGGTCCCACCAATAAGTTCTCAGGCAGCCAGTGCAATTCCTTAAGAACTAGTATCTGAATGGAATTCCCGTGAGCAGTTTTgctgttgaatgtattgtcgaaggctttcatggctggaagcactgggttgttgttagttttttgggctgtatggccatgttctaaaagcattctctcctgacatttcgcctgcatctgtggcaggcattctcagaggttgtgaggtcaaaagAGGAtgcctgcctctgaggatgcctgccacagatgcaggtgaaatgtcaggaaagggtgcttctggaacatggccatacagcccgaaaaacttacaacaacccagtttagcTGTTGCCCTTGCTTtcttccttcaggaagaaagcaagggcaaagaaggtgttgaggtGTTTTACTTTTTCTCTGTTCCCTGTTGGCAACCCAACATCTTCACCATACAGTACCCTATCATTTCCTTATTTTTCCTTaacaaaaaagtattttaattgttttcaacCTCTCTAGCAAGGTTGAGCTCATCTTGCACGTTTTGACTTTTCCTCTTGTGCTGGCTATTCATTTCAGTTCCTCATGATTTTTCCCTTTCCTCATTTTTGAGCATAACGTTTCAATTCTTAGCTCAGTTTAAAGTTCTTGAGACACCAATCTTGACTTCTTCACATTGGATTGTGGCAAATCCGGCAGTGCCTggcatggggtggggggggggggggggaaaccctgTTAGTCTGTGTTTTGATTTATTGGGAGATTTCAAAGTGTATGTTTTAAAGCTGTGACTAAGTGTTTTGTAAAGCTGCCTAGCATGTGTAGAGTTAACAGACCACAGAGGTTTAGGTTATCCTAGAAGGACAGTATAATGTTTTTCTGTTTCCTCTGATGAGAATGGACTTAAATAATCAGAATGGAATTTGAGAGGTGTGCCTTTACTGATAAGAAGAGACTGCAATCGCCATCTTTCCGCAATGTTCCTGCTTGAGTACGGATGTGCTTGCTGTGTGCTATGTTCATGTATATAATGTAAATAAACTAATTACTTTATGGCTGTAATCCATCCAACTTTTATTATCATTTCAAAAAACCCATCACCCCATGCTCTGCTTCCCCCTTACCTGATTCCATAGGGAGGGGGGGGGTATCCATTGTCTGGCTTCTCCCTGTTGATCCCTATGCAACATAGGAAGTCTTGTGTGTTGCCGTGGCAGTATCATGCGCTGGTTCCTCTCAATTTGCatcatggagccccactggaagtagctctaagtcatgggatgggagccggtGGGCTCCATGTGGCAAAATGAGAGGAACCAGTGTATT includes these proteins:
- the LOC132769716 gene encoding cytochrome P450 2D14-like; this translates as MSLCLILFALALLLDYMKRKKKCNRCPPGPAPLPFIGNILWFNRKNPSASFLQVEKMFGPIFLVQAGWQNFVIINGFKLVKEALGSKAEDFIERPALPLLSLVGRTKKYEGIILATSHSGWKEQKRFCVSALKNFGMGKKTLEKKVCEEAWYLCSELKSKEGSPFDPKIAIFKATGNIISTLAFGDRFEYHDENFLKLIHGTEEILKGIMRMVPEFVFVRPWFSYLPGPHQKIKKGYDSFTTVLKNMVDEHKKTRDPAFPRDLIDAFLEEIEKAKGNPETTFSEENLIHLMIDLFAAGTDTTSVTLLWGLLKMILHPEVQKRVQEEIDMVIGRIKSPTMEDQSKLPYTNAVIHEIQRCADIAPASVPYMTYRDTEVANFVIPKGTVVVCHLSSVLKDATMWEKPHDFYPEHFLDANGKFIKQEAFLPFSAGRRSCTGEQLAKTELFIFFTTLLQHFTFCIPENYPKPTEERIYAVTVTPAPFQLCAIPR